The DNA segment AGATTTGTGAGAATTCGATGAGGATTATTCATAAAAGGGCGCCGCAGTTAATTGCTGTCACTCAATAAACTCAGAATGAGCATAAGGGCGTTGCGGTTAACGATATGCTCGGCGCGAATTCGGTAACAGGTTGGAATGGTCGGTTGTCCAGAATACGTCTCGCCTTAAATCTCAGGCGAAACGTCACGTGCTGACGATCATGTATAATAGTGCCTCTTATAGGCGTTTGGTCGTTAATACATGGTCCAGGTTATTTTTATATCTTATGTATTGTTTGTGATATTTCTCAGTCTGATCCCCGGCCCGGGTATAGGCGGAGGGCAGTATCTGGATAAGATTGCCCACGCGATCTTCTACAGCGTCATGGGCGTCCTGGCGTATATCGCATTCGAGACTGTGTGGAAGAGGATTATTATTTTTATTTTTATATTCCTTCTTGGAATATCTCTCGAATTTTTCCAGATATATGTTCCCGGAAGGGGCGCCTCCGTGTATGACGTCCTCGCGAACACGTCGGGACTCATCCTCAGCTTTCTCCTCTGCTGGATATATACGCTGATCCCGGACACCCCGCCGCCGGGGGCCGGAGAGACCCGCGAATAAAACACGCCGCGTGTTCATGTTCGGTTTAAATGTATTGAAAGTGCGCAGGGTCCGGCCGGCACGGTCAGCCGTATTAATAAGCTCCGTTGAGAATTGGTATGCATTCGTCCGGCAGCCTGGCGTGAGAGGTCTTGCCTGATCTCGGTTGAGGTCTTATTCTGCCGTCATCCCTGAACCAGCCGTCGAGCTCGCTTCCGCACCCGTCGTCGAACATGTTGAGCGGCTCCTGTGTTTCGCAGAGCATGTTACCCGGAGGACACTTCAGGCGGACGTGGAAATGCCCGTCGTGTCCGTACCAGGGTCTCACTTTTCCCAGCCACTTCTCGCCCGGATGGTTCTGACAGAGTCTCCTCTTGATGATCGGGTTCACGAATATCCGGTCGACCCTCTTGTCCGAGGCGGCGGTCTTTATTATCTCCTCGATCTTTACGTCCCATTTGAAGCCGTCTATTGCCGTCTGATCTTCATTGAGGACCGATTGCGGATAAATATGCGCCCTCTCCGTTAGCGTAAGCTGTCTCCTGAGAGCTATCGGGTGCTGCCAGAAAAGTATATCGGCGTCGAGTCCGATCTGGTGACTGCTGTGCTCATCGTACATGGGTCCCCCTGTCCTTTGCGCGACGTCCCCGATGAGGAGTATGGCTTCCAGTTGTTCACTGACGGTCTTTGCGAGGGATTCGATGTATTCGATCATCGCGGGATTGGCATAGTATCTCCCCCTGCCTAACCTTATGACCTGGAAGCCTTCACCGCTCGCGGGCAGTGGTGCGGCGTTCCTTATGCACCCGGCGGTGTAGGAGCCTATGGACTCCGTGATCGCCGACTCCGCGGCGGCCGAATTGCGGAGACACGACCCGCTGACTATAAGAATAAACACGACCAGACGTATAAAGTTCGGATATCTTGCCATATTGAATGTACAGGGTGCGCATGGACGGCTGATTTCCGCCGTTACAGCGCTTTATATATCGAGACACGATATATGCCGGGAATTATACATGAATCCGGAGAGTCTTAAAGTGTGTCCGTCCGGCGTCCCCGATATGGAGATGAACAGCCCTTGAAAATATTATCAACTGTTTGGTTGACAATCGATGATAGCATGATATAATCAACTATATGGTTGAATATCAAAGGACAGACCTCGATTCAATCCTCCACGCACTCGCCAATTCGACGCGTAGGGGAATTATTATGCAGCTCGCCAAAAAGGACCTGACCGTGAACGAGCTTGCCGAGAAATACGATATGTCTCTCCAGGCCGTGTCCAAGCACATACAGGTGCTTGTTAAGTCGGGGCTGGTGGTTCAGGAGAAAGCGGGGCGCGTCAAGCACTGCCGCGCCAACATAGAGCCGCTCGACCGCGTCTCGGACTTGATAAAAGAGTACGGCCGTTTCTGGGGACAGAGACTCGATGCTCTTGATAAATATTTTGAAGGACGGAAAAAAGCAAAGGAGCGTGTGAAATGAGCGAAAGCAAGCTGGTGGTGACAAGAATCATAAAAGCGACGCCTGAAGAGGTGTTCGAGGCGTTTACTAACCCCGAGATCATGAGAAAATGGTTTTACGGGGACGAGGGATGGACAGTTGATGTTTCCAATACATTGGAGATCGGAGGGAAATATATCTTAAATATGATTAAGCCCGATGGTAAAGAATATAAACATACCGGCGAGTATAAAGTTATCGCGCCGCACGAAAAGCTTGTCTTTACCTGGAACTCGGATTTCGCGCAGGATACGGTCGTTACCGTTTATTTCCGCGGTGTCGCGGGCGGGACAGAGATCACGCTCGAGCACGAATTCCTGCCGACCGCCGAGGTGCGCGAGGACCACAGGAAAGGCTGGACGGTCTGTCTTGGGAATCTCGCGAGATTGTATGCATGATAGTAATTGTATTTATAGAACGAAATAAAATCATATGAATGGGGAGGTAATAGACAATGAAAAACCCTACACCCGAGCATAAAATCGTTTCCGCGGAAGAATGGCAGGCGGCTCGTAAGGAGCTACTGAAGAAGGAGAAGGATTTGACCCGCGCGCGTGACGCGCTGGCCGCCGAGCGTCGGCGGATGCCATGGGTAGCCGTCGAGAAGACGTACGAGTTCGACGGGCCAAAAGGCAAAGCGAGTTTGCTCGACCTGTTCGAGGGTCGCCGTCAACTGATCATCTATCGAGTCTTCTTCGAACCCGGTGTGTCCGGCTGGCCTGAGCATGCCTGCATCGGCTGCTCTATGGTAGCCGACCACGTTGGCCACCTTGCCCACCTGAACGCCCGCGATACCACGCTCGCGTTCGCCTCGCGCGCGCCGCAGGCGGACATCGAACGCCTGAAGGGGCGGATGGGTTGGCAGATCCCGTGGTACACCATCACGGACGACTTCGACAAAGACTTCGACGTGGACGAGTGGCACGGCACGAACGCGTTTATTCGCGACGGCAACCGTGTCTTCCGTACCTACTTCATCAACAAGCGTGGTGACGAGGCGCTCGGGAGCACCTGGAGCTACCTCGATATGACTGCGCTCGGGCGCCAGGAGGAATGGGAGGACTCGCCCAAAGGCTACCCTCAGACCCCGCCGTACGAGTGGTGGAACTGGCACGACGAATATGGCAACGCTCAGCAGTCCCGGGAGTGGAGCGCCCAGGTCGAGCGCGGAATTCGGGCCGGGCAAGGACGGCGACGCCCATGAGCGCTCGTCATTGTTGCGGAGTGACGTTGAGAAGCTCGTACC comes from the Thermodesulfobacteriota bacterium genome and includes:
- a CDS encoding VanZ family protein; the encoded protein is MIFLSLIPGPGIGGGQYLDKIAHAIFYSVMGVLAYIAFETVWKRIIIFIFIFLLGISLEFFQIYVPGRGASVYDVLANTSGLILSFLLCWIYTLIPDTPPPGAGETRE
- a CDS encoding penicillin-insensitive murein endopeptidase; the protein is MARYPNFIRLVVFILIVSGSCLRNSAAAESAITESIGSYTAGCIRNAAPLPASGEGFQVIRLGRGRYYANPAMIEYIESLAKTVSEQLEAILLIGDVAQRTGGPMYDEHSSHQIGLDADILFWQHPIALRRQLTLTERAHIYPQSVLNEDQTAIDGFKWDVKIEEIIKTAASDKRVDRIFVNPIIKRRLCQNHPGEKWLGKVRPWYGHDGHFHVRLKCPPGNMLCETQEPLNMFDDGCGSELDGWFRDDGRIRPQPRSGKTSHARLPDECIPILNGAY
- a CDS encoding metalloregulator ArsR/SmtB family transcription factor, which codes for MVEYQRTDLDSILHALANSTRRGIIMQLAKKDLTVNELAEKYDMSLQAVSKHIQVLVKSGLVVQEKAGRVKHCRANIEPLDRVSDLIKEYGRFWGQRLDALDKYFEGRKKAKERVK
- a CDS encoding SRPBCC domain-containing protein, with the translated sequence MSESKLVVTRIIKATPEEVFEAFTNPEIMRKWFYGDEGWTVDVSNTLEIGGKYILNMIKPDGKEYKHTGEYKVIAPHEKLVFTWNSDFAQDTVVTVYFRGVAGGTEITLEHEFLPTAEVREDHRKGWTVCLGNLARLYA
- a CDS encoding DUF899 domain-containing protein, with protein sequence MKNPTPEHKIVSAEEWQAARKELLKKEKDLTRARDALAAERRRMPWVAVEKTYEFDGPKGKASLLDLFEGRRQLIIYRVFFEPGVSGWPEHACIGCSMVADHVGHLAHLNARDTTLAFASRAPQADIERLKGRMGWQIPWYTITDDFDKDFDVDEWHGTNAFIRDGNRVFRTYFINKRGDEALGSTWSYLDMTALGRQEEWEDSPKGYPQTPPYEWWNWHDEYGNAQQSREWSAQVERGIRAGQGRRRP